A stretch of Pyrenophora tritici-repentis strain M4 chromosome 7, whole genome shotgun sequence DNA encodes these proteins:
- a CDS encoding Myosin-tail-1 multi-domain protein codes for MVRTHSSHTASPTRFQSPQRSPARRPSQDGSQYEMDLDALGLNSTFESTELDNSHRPPVDHLETSEIEGPEDFTMNMTYWMTADLPLAQIKSRKEANTKRPVIRMDVMQEGSEGQGARDATDKPTQERIEQRRDDRSCTASPTRRANGNAGERAYSKPPSERSMENEEKVRSFLSNLPDTEMDGAITGTPLHVPRHSFLQVPRSSPLKARSLQPTVEDYDTPRKPTAETVIRHTSAVIDTSEQDAARNKIMELQSQLEQQESRSRSRITELETLLSYTRSDLESARTDNYRQKERVASLEKSMAQQTADHEASRATTDTESKARESALETKMHEFGEKMRLENLAKLETMVEEFERQRKALEESKRQLTEEVKSKAQSLEEAQTELALMRRENKTQLQQPENKNDADKERLSLAEQLSSVQARAEALQSSLESATSEARAAREDAQNNDAMRSAAETKARSHAKRITELEAHLSTARFEVQCAEADMAAKKQLFQTNLDLSSRLRVLQLELETAQKGSVVQGQEGLRTTELEARIKELESEISSLRSQLEPTSTPTSGNDQSLHIADLERHIRSLQSQLQSAQDELAAKDNQIPQYMETQEHTEQRLNTSLGRIQSLEAGMTSLRQQLAEAHRDVAKARADAERFEQDLEDANDRLQDERAEAGRRVTDLDRKLAKMKELKVDAESKFKELRAQHDDLKEGHEAMTQDIRDKAEDAICKAASLLDQERSEKKRLQKELKKIRQDLDNLRARGGISSSSDDESSTIAAQEESKSSADLSSLRTALAAQTAQTASLKSSLSVLRQELRSFHNQQSPQQSQLQSQVAQLQKQNADLQAQLQHQKAEHDAIDAAMDEKLAGLLSGLVKEKARNVVGVRDGQWEEKVKGLVGERELLGRVVMRQWGREEMGASEDGEGAARGKQRYGYKFVKREK; via the coding sequence ATGGTGCGCACACATTCTTCGCACACGGCAAGCCCCACGCGCTTCCAGTCGCCGCAGCGCAGCCCGGCGCGTCGTCCGTCGCAAGATGGGTCGCAATATGAGATGGATCTGGATGCCCTAGGTCTCAATTCGACATTCGAATCCACCGAACTAGACAACAGTCACCGGCCGCCTGTCGACCATCTGGAAACGAGCGAGATTGAAGGGCCGGAAGACTTTACCATGAACATGACATACTGGATGACGGCAGATCTCCCGCTTGCACAGATAAAGTCGCGAAAAGAAGCAAACACCAAGCGGCCGGTGATTAGAATGGACGTAATGCAAGAAGGAAGTGAGGGGCAAGGGGCGAGGGATGCGACCGACAAGCCTACACAGGAACGCATCGAGCAGCGGAGAGACGATCGATCCTGCACCGCTTCTCCTACAAGGCGCGCAAACGGCAATGCAGGCGAGCGCGCATATAGCAAACCGCCGTCTGAACGGTCAATGGAAAACGAAGAGAAAGTTCGGAGTTTTCTCAGCAATCTTCCAGATACGGAGATGGATGGTGCCATCACCGGTACGCCCCTACACGTCCCCAGACACAGCTTTCTACAAGTCCCCAGGTCTTCACCACTGAAAGCACGCTCGCTACAGCCAACCGTTGAGGATTATGATACCCCGCGGAAACCGACTGCCGAGACGGTCATACGCCACACTTCGGCTGTTATTGACACGAGCGAGCAGGACGCCGCGCGGAACAAGATCATGGAGTTACAATCTCAGTTGGAGCAGCAGGAGTCAAGATCAAGATCGCGCATTACAGAACTTGAAACGCTGCTCTCTTACACTCGCTCGGATCTCGAAAGCGCACGAACAGACAATTACAGACAGAAGGAGAGGGTAGCGAGTCTGGAGAAAAGCATGGCACAGCAAACTGCAGATCACGAAGCATCTCGCGCAACGACAGACACTGAATCGAAGGCACGCGAAAGCGCACTGGAGACCAAGATGCATGAGTTTGGTGAGAAGATGCGTCTTGAGAACCTGGCAAAGCTGGAGACAATGGTTGAAGAGTTCGAGCGACAACGAAAAGCCCTCGAAGAATCAAAGCGACAATTGACTGAAGAGGTCAAGTCGAAGGCTCAGAGTTTGGAAGAGGCGCAAACAGAGTTGGCCCTCATGCGACGGGAGAACAAGACGCAATTGCAGCAACCCGAGAACAAGAACGATGCTGACAAGGAGCGCCTGTCGCTCGCCGAGCAACTTTCTTCAGTCCAAGCACGAGCGGAAGCCCTGCAGTCGAGCCTTGAATCAGCCACTTCTGAAGCTCGAGCAGCGCGCGAGGACGCACAGAACAATGACGCGATGCGCTCTGCAGCCGAAACCAAGGCGCGAAGTCATGCGAAGCGCATCActgagcttgaggctcacCTTTCGACTGCGCGGTTCGAAGTGCAATGCGCCGAAGCTGATATGgcggccaagaagcagctgTTCCAGACAAATCTCGATCTCAGCTCTCGACTTCGTGTACTACAATTGGAGTTGGAGACTGCGCAGAAAGGGTCCGTTGTGCAAGGACAGGAGGGTCTCCGTACCACTGAGCTTGAAGCACGTATCAAAGAGCTTGAATCCGAGATAAGTTCTCTCCGGTCGCAACTCGAACCTACGAGTACACCTACATCTGGCAACGACCAAAGCCTCCATATAGCCGATCTCGAAAGACATATACGATCACTACAGTCGCAACTACAATCGGCGCAAGACGAACTGGCCGCCAAAGACAATCAAATCCCGCAATACATGGAAACTCAAGAACACACTGAACAACGCCTAAACACATCTCTAGGCCGAATCCAAAGCCTCGAAGCCGGCATGACCAGTCTCCGCCAACAGCTCGCTGAGGCCCACCGCGACGTAGCCAAAGCGCGTGCCGACGCCGAACGCTTCGAACAAGATCTCGAAGATGCCAACGACCGTCTCCAAGACGAGCGCGCGGAAGCCGGTCGCCGCGTAACCGACCTAGACAGAAAACTCGCCAAAATGAAGGAGCTAAAAGTCGACGCCGAGTCCAAATTCAAAGAGCTGCGCGCCCAACACGACGACCTAAAAGAAGGCCACGAAGCCATGACGCAAGATATCCGCGACAAAGCCGAAGACGCCATCTGCAAAGCAGCCAGTCTCCTCGACCAAGAGCGCAGCGAGAAAAAGCGTCTACAAAAGGAACTTAAAAAGATCCGACAAGACCTCGACAACCTACGTGCTCGTGGTGGCATATCCTCTTCCTCCGACGATGAAAGCTCCACCATCGCCGCACAGGAAGAGTCTAAATCCTCCGCAGACTTATCCTCGCTTCGTACTGCTCTCGCGGCTCAAACCGCGCAAACTGCTTCTCTGAAATCCAGTCTTTCGGTCCTTCGCCAGGAACTACGTTCTTTCCATAATCAACAATCGCCTCAACAATCTCAGCTTCAATCACAGGTCGCTCAACTCCAGAAACAAAACGCAGATCTCCAGGCCCAATTACAGCACCAGAAGGCTGAACATGACGCCATCGACGCGGCTATGGATGAGAAACTAGCGGGCCTGTTGAGTGGGTTGGTAAAAGAAAAGGCGAGGAATGTGGTTGGTGTTAGAGATGGGCAGTGGGAGGAGAAGGTTAAGGGGTTGGTGGGGGAGAGGGAGTTGTTGGGTAGGGTTGTGATGAGGCAGTGGGGGAGAGAGGAGATGGGTGCGAGTGAGGATGGTGAGGGTGCGGCGCGAGGGAAGCAGAGGTATGGGTATAAGTTTGTTAAGAGGGAGAAGTGA
- a CDS encoding Retrotrans-gag domain containing protein gives MSNPNLDQSSLFLLVQQLQQEVQNQRVEIQSLRSDLDASRASVHQLELQLRSATPPSRSRLPDPPRFDGKPLTLRTWLPSIRAKLRSDQLSGADAFDYVWDRLEQPQQASVLHLRHQAEENNTWDVEDIFSFFQRLCHNPREQQEAIQRFSLVRQRDEESLIAYLARFERLAYEAGASTWPDTSRISVLHRGLRSSLRQSLEESNDSLFTIPYDEYVELVQSLDRRSRRPQPPQQPKQVSRQLDPMDVDPIQVQSARVSSVRKPARRLSASSSDSSDERRAYRLSNNLCLYCGAADHWIS, from the exons ATGTCAAACCCGAACCTAGATCAGTCCTCTCTATTCCTGCTCGTACAACAGCTACAGCAGGAGGTCCAGAACCAGCGTGTTGAGATCCAGTCACTCCGATCTGATCTTGACGCATCGCGCGCCAGCGTACATCAGCTTGAGCTCCAGCTCAGATCCGCCACTCCTCCGTCCCGTTCCCGCCTTCCTGATCCACCTCGTTTTGACGGAAAGCCGCTTACACTCCGGACATGGCTCCCTTCAATCCGCGCCAAGCTTCGATCAGACCAGCTCTCAGGAGCTGATGCATTTGATTATGTATGGGACCGCCTAGAACAACCTCAGCAAGCATCTGTCCTACACCTCCGCCATCAAGCTGAAGAAAACAACACGTGGGATGTGGAGGATATCTTTTCCTTCTTTCAGCGTCTCTGCCACAACCCAAGGGAGCAACAGGAGGCTATTCAGCGTTTCTCCTTAGTCCGTCAGCGTGACGAGGAGTCTCTGATAGCTTATCTTGCACGATTTGAGCGTCTCGCATACGAAGCTGGTGCTTCGACCTGGCCTGATACATCCCGTATATCAGTACTCCACCGTGGTCTTCGCTCTTCTCTCCGTCAGTCTCTTGAAGAGTCAAACGACTCTCTATTTACTATTCCGTACGATGAATACGTTGAGCTTGTTCAGAGCCTCGATCGACGTTCCCGCCGCCCTCAGCCACCCCAGCAACCCAAACAAGTCAGTCGCCAGCTAGATCCTATGGATGTTGATCCAATCCAAGTTCAGTCCGCACGAGTATCCTCGGTCCGTAAACCAGCCCGCCGCCTGTCTGCATCCTCCTCTGACTCATCTGACGAACGCCGTGCCTATCGCCTTAGCAACAACCTATGTCTTTATTGCGGCGCCGCTGACCATTGGATTA GCTGA
- a CDS encoding KfrA-N domain containing protein produces the protein MARLNETSKDAHDQGAQNDTQTIPAESHLEYGDFENDDDLTEAEKATIRQKLATRKRQVTFGRGDGQGNSEDEGNDVNAAERRRQSCRQSLKKAVKPADKTSIELGYDDDTDDMYLRFYGIHDNDEREILADMRNVDDFTACIAEHAESVFGHLADLLSQIAEQAEQLDQAHNEARVQQEAADARVERAQTQARAAAADELAQVTQKCNRMITTKNSYASRLAVLEDELAASRESNVKLYSQISDLYNERSVLQQHAGVPTNGNLYDTRPAQFQSSPPPMTANPFIGTGTHDLMLPPPMAHHQKNRPLARSAVSDNLTATGAKLKDIDIFRGDSTDKEDYKYWRRSARNFLNKTTIHTTVQDQLDYLIDHLRGPAAAQVEYRAAPGARNAYVTAEEVLTELDRIFDTVDKVTEASAALHDSGSGGLKQRDNESFNTWVARFTSTVAPLNLGDNEMIQHAIRLMKFGRNAGLQFRHGDTWEAFAQNCRTQQQLSRLTQSSGNNGTANVSGKKHRPTDADVPAACKSGSIVPASRVPALKATFTNAALQATVVDATDESEN, from the exons ATGGCCCGACTAAACGAGACGAGCAAGGATGCCCACGACCAGGGTGCTCAGAACGACACACAAACCATTCCAGCAGAGTCGCACCTTGAGTACGGCGACTTTGAGAATGACGACGACCTCACCGAAGCGGAGAAGGCGACTATTAGACAGAAGCTCGCCACCCGCAAGAGACAGGTCACTTTTGGCCGTGGAGACGGCCAAGGCAACAGCGAGGACGAGGGCAATGACGTCAACGCCGCTGAACGCCGACGACAGTCTTGTAGACAGTCTCTTAAGAAAGCCGTTAAGCCAGCGGATAAGACTTCTATAGAACTAGGctacgacgacgacacgGATGACATGTATCTACGTTTTTATGGCATCCACGACAACGATGAGCGCGAGATCCTCGCGGACATGAGGAACGTTGACGACTTCACCGCTTGCATCGCTGAACATGCTGAGAGTGTCTTTGGACACCTAGCAGATTTGCTTAGTCAGATAGCTGAACAAGCCGAACAGCTAGACCAAGCACATAATGAAGCCCGTGTACAACAAGAAGCAGCTGACGCCCGCGTGGAGCGCGCCCAGACGCAAGCTCGCGCTGCCGCCGCAGACGAGCTTGCCCAAGTCACCCAGAAATGCAACCGCATGATCACTACTAAGAACAGCTACGCTTCACGGCTAGCAGTGCTCGAAGACGAGCTTGCAGCCTCGCGCGAGTCAAACGTGAAGCTCTACTCCCAGATTAGCGACCTCTACAACGAGAGGAGTGTCCTGCAACAGCACGCGGGCGTCCCGACGAATGGAAATTTATATGACACGCGCCCAGCTCAGTTCCAGTCGTCCCCTCCTCCAATGACTGCGAACCCGTTCATTGGCACTGGCACTCACGACTTGATGCTGCCTCCCCCTATGGCACATCATCAGAAAAACCGACCCCTAGCTCGGTCTGCTGTATCGGACAACCTCACTGCAACGGGTGCAAAGCTGAAGGATATTGACATCTTTCGCGGAGACAGCACCGACAAAGAGGACTACAAGTATTGGCGCCGCAGCGCCAGGAACTTCTTAAACAAAACTACTATCCACACAACTGTTCAAGATCAGCTCGACTACCTGATTGACCACTTGCGAGGACCAGCCGCTGCACAGGTGGAATATAGAGCAGCACCCGGAGCTCGTAACGCCTACGTGACAGCGGAAGAAGTCCTCACGGAACTTGATCGCATCTTTGACACGGTCGACAAGGTCACCgaagccagcgcagcgctACACGACAGCGGCTCTGGAGGATTAAAGCAACGCGACAATGAATCGTTTAACACCTGGGTAGCCCGCTTTACCTCTACAGTCGCACCATTGAACCTGGGCGACAACGAAATGATCCAGCACGCGATCCGACTCATGAAGTTTGGTCGTAACGCAGGTTTACAATTCCGCCATGGTGATACTTGGGAAGCGTTTGCCCAGAATTGCCGCACTCAGCAACAGCTCTCACGTCTCACCCAGAGCAGCGGAAATAATG GCACGGCAAATGTCAGCGGCAAGAAACATCGTCCGACCGACGCAGACGTCCCAGCAGCCTGCAAGTCTGGCTCTATCGTGCCAGCTAGCCGCGTCCCTGCCCTCAAAGCTACATTCACCAACGCCGCCCTCCAGGCCACAGTCGTCGATGCCACCGACGAGTCGGAAAACTAG
- a CDS encoding Acs, Acyl-coenzyme A synthetase-AMP-(fatty) acid ligase — MWRFMQDSNARHGLQMQTFDDLHSWSVGPHRTDFWDDMWAASGLIYSGSYTEAVDTSIPMENNPRWYDGTNLNFAENILFSAALEDASIRTTTNKGENKIALTQIREGNIEVENLTWCELRRRVGLLSNSLRARGVGKGDRVAVIASNSFDTFITFMAITSLGGLFSSSSTDMGTKGILERLLQIKPKYVFVDDWTVYNGKTIDLRPKIKEVVAGMGGVIEFQGIVVQPRFQGRPADVEGFSRTETLSDFLTSACDNEELEFERVAFHDPFLIVYSSGTTGMPKCIVHSTGGVLINTCKEGLLHKEMTPESVVLQYTTTGWIMYLVTVQVCLFGVRSVLYDGSPFKPSPQGFLAMLQQQRVTDFGTSPRFLHELQKRSLNPREFLDLSCLRSVATTGMVLPEAQFEWFYDVGFPAHVHLRNISGGTDLAGRFGIGNPLTPVYAGGCQGPCLGMKVEVYDSLIESGPGVAVPDGEPGELVATASFPNQPIFFWGDKSGERYRNAYYTRFPHVWTHGDFIQIHPLTGQITFLGRADGVLNPSGIRFGSADIYSVIEQHFPEVADSLCVGQRRPLDNDETVILFLKMNNGHRFREGLVERIKSKISQERSKRHVPQYIFQTWDIPTTVNLKKVELPVKQIVSGKKIKASGTLANPESLKYYEQFARVEEVVKRLARDKQRRRRSTL; from the exons ATGTGGCGCTTCATGCAGGATTCCAATGCAAGACACGGTTTGCAGATGCAG ACTTTTGACGACTTACATTCATGGAGTGTTGGGCCCCACCGCACCGATTTCTGGGACGACATGTGGGCTGCCAGTGGACTCATTTACTCTGGAAGCTACACTGAA GCCGTAGACACATCCATACCCATGGAAAACAACCCTCGATGGTACGACGGCACGAACCTTAACTTTGCCGAAAACATACTCTTCTCCGCAGCACTAGAAGATGCCTCAATTAGAACTACAACGAACAAAGGAGAGAACAAGATTGCGTTGACCCAGATCCGCGAGGGCAACATCGAAGTCGAGAATTTGACATGGTGCGAACTACGCCGTCGTGTCGGCCTATTATCAAACTCACTTCGCGCAAGAGGAGTGGGCAAAGGCGATAGAGTTGCCGTGATAGCCAGCAATAGTTTTGATACGTTCATTACCTTCATGGCCATCACGAGTCTTGGTGGCTTATTCAGCTCCAGTAGCACAGACATGGGCACCAAGGGTATACTGGAGCGACTTTTGCAAATCAAGCCCAAATACGTCTTCGTAGACGATTGGACAGTTTACAATGGTAAGACGATCGATCTCCGACCCAAGATCAAGGAAGTTGTCGCCGGCATGGGTGGAGTGATTGAGTTTCAAGGGATAGTCGTTCAGCCCCGATTCCAAGGCCGACCTGCGGACGTTGAGGGTTTCAGCAGGACTGAAACTTTGAGCGATTTTCTGACCTCTGCATGCGACAATGAAGAATTGGAGTTTGAGCGAGTTGCATTTCACGATCCGTTCTTGATTGTATACTCCAGCGGAACTACGGGCATGCCAAAGTGTATCGTGCATTCTACTGGAGGAGTGCTCATCAATACTTGCAAAGAGGGCCTACTTCACAAGGAGATGACGCCAGAGAGCGTCGTCTTGCAATACACTACT ACTGGTTGGATCATGTACCTGGTCACTGTCCAGGTGTGTCTTTTCGGTGTTCGAAGCGTTTTGTACGATGGCTCGCCATTCAAACCCTCGCCGCAGGGTTTCCTAGCTATGCTGCAACAACAACGGGTCACCGACTTTGGCACATCACCGCGCTTTTTGCACGAGTTGCAAAAACGCAGCCTCAACCCCCGGGAGTTCCTGGACTTGTCTTGTTTAAGAAGTGTTGCTACTACAGGCATGGTGCTCCCAGAAGCACAGTTCGAATGGTTCTATGATGTTGGTTTCCCTGCCCATGTCCACCTACGCAACATCTCTGGTGGAACCGATCTGGCGGGCCGCTTCGGAATCGGGAACCCCCTGACGCCAGTGTATGCGGGAGGCTGTCAGGGACCATGTCTGGGTATGAAGGTGGAGGTCTACGACAGCTTGATTGAGAGCGGTCCTGGCGTTGCGGTCCCAGATGGCGAACCAGGTGAACTCGTTGCTACCGCCTCATTCCCCAATCAGCCCATCTTCTTCTGGGGCGACAAGAGTGGCGAGCGGTATAGAAACGCATACTACACTCGCTTTCCCCATGTATGGACACACGGCGACTTCATCCAAATTCACCCGTTGACGGGTCAAATCACCTTCCTTGGCCGCGCCGACGGAGTGCTAAATCCATCTGGTATTCGATTCGGGTCTGCAGATATCTACAGCGTCATCGAACAGCACTTTCCCGAGGTAGCAGATAGTCTATGCGTGGGCCAGCGAAGACCACTAGACAATGATGAGACTGTTATATTATTCCTCAAGATGAACAACGGACATAGATTCAGAGAAGGGCTAGTGGAAAGAATCAAGAGCAAGATCAGCCAGGAAAGAAGCAAGAGACATGTTCCTCAATACATCTTCCAGACTTGGGATATTCCA ACTACTGTGAACCTAAAAAAGGTCGAGCTGCCGGTCAAACAGATCGTCTCCGGCAAAAAGATCAAAGCAAGTGGGACTTTGGCGAATCCCGAGAGCCTGAAGTACTACGAGCAGTTTGCGAGGGTCGAGGAGGTGGTCAAGAGATTGGCCAGAGACAAGCAGCGACGCAGGAGAAGTACGTTGTAG